One Actinosynnema pretiosum DNA segment encodes these proteins:
- a CDS encoding MCE family protein yields the protein MRGGTGGLAGPLVKFGVFVVVTVAATAFLAATITGVDLGPGTGYTARFTDVTALAEGDEVRMSGVRIGQVESMALVDDGLVDVRFSVERGRSLSAEVTAAVKYRNLVGQRYVSLDQPAGRIGERLPEGGLIPVERTAPALDLTALFNGFRPLFQALDPEDVNRLSLQVVQVLQGEGGTVESLLAHTASLTSALAAKDRVIGEVVDNLNTVLQAVNSRGDKFSSLIAALRALVSGFAADRESVGSAIGGIGALTDSTARLLEQGRQPLKDDVDRLGLLAGNLADAPELESFVRTLPVKFEAIGRTASYGSWLNFYLCLAKSDAPPAPGGGDVGIPLTEARCRR from the coding sequence ATGCGCGGCGGGACGGGCGGGCTGGCCGGGCCGCTGGTCAAGTTCGGGGTGTTCGTCGTCGTCACCGTCGCGGCCACCGCGTTCCTCGCCGCCACCATCACCGGCGTCGACCTCGGGCCGGGAACCGGCTACACCGCCCGCTTCACCGACGTCACCGCGCTCGCCGAGGGCGACGAGGTGCGCATGTCCGGGGTGCGGATCGGGCAGGTCGAGTCGATGGCGCTGGTGGACGACGGGCTGGTCGACGTCCGCTTCTCGGTCGAGCGCGGGCGTTCGCTGTCCGCCGAGGTCACCGCCGCTGTCAAGTACCGCAACCTGGTCGGCCAGCGCTACGTCTCGCTCGACCAGCCCGCCGGGCGGATCGGTGAGCGGCTGCCCGAGGGCGGGCTCATCCCCGTCGAGCGCACCGCGCCCGCGCTCGACCTCACCGCGCTGTTCAACGGGTTCCGCCCGCTGTTCCAGGCGCTGGACCCCGAGGACGTCAACCGGCTGTCGCTGCAGGTCGTCCAAGTCCTGCAGGGCGAGGGCGGCACGGTCGAGAGCCTGCTCGCGCACACCGCCTCCCTCACCTCCGCGCTCGCCGCCAAGGACCGGGTGATCGGCGAGGTGGTGGACAACCTCAACACCGTGCTCCAGGCGGTGAACTCGCGCGGCGACAAGTTCTCCTCGCTCATCGCCGCCCTGCGCGCCCTGGTGTCCGGGTTCGCCGCCGACCGGGAGAGCGTCGGCTCCGCCATCGGCGGGATCGGCGCGCTCACCGACAGCACCGCCCGCCTGCTGGAGCAGGGCAGGCAACCCCTCAAGGACGACGTCGACCGGCTCGGACTGCTCGCGGGGAACCTCGCCGACGCGCCCGAGCTGGAGTCCTTCGTGCGCACCCTGCCGGTGAAGTTCGAGGCCATCGGGCGCACCGCCTCCTACGGCTCGTGGCTCAACTTCTACCTGTGCCTGGCGAAGTCCGACGCGCCGCCCGCGCCGGGCGGCGGCGACGTCGGCATCCCCCTCACCGAAG